A region from the Eublepharis macularius isolate TG4126 chromosome 13, MPM_Emac_v1.0, whole genome shotgun sequence genome encodes:
- the LOC129341543 gene encoding ferritin heavy chain-like — MASSPSQVRQNYHQDCKAAINRQINLELYVSYVYLSMSYYFDRDDVALKNFAKYFLHQSREEREHAEKLMKLQNQRGGRIFLQDIKKPDHDDWESGLTAIECALHLEKNVNQSLLELHKLATDKIDPHLCDFIETHYLDEQVKSIKELGDHVTNLRKMGAPKSGMAEYLFDKHTLGESDNEN; from the coding sequence ATGGCTTCGTCTCCTTCCCAGGTGCGCCAGAACTACCATCAGGACTGCAAAGCGGCCATCAACCGGCAGATCAACCTGGAGCTTTACGTGTCCTACGTGTACCTCAGCATGTCCTACTACTTTGACCGTGATGATGTGGCTCTGAAGAACTTTGCCAAGTACTTCTTGCACCAGTCCCGGGAGGAACGAGAGCATGCAGAAAAGCTTATGAAGCTGCAGAACCAGAGGGGTGGTCGGATTTTCCTCCAGGACATCAAGAAACCAGATCATGATGACTGGGAGAGTGGGCTGACGGCAATAGAGTGTGCTTTGCACTTGGAGAAGAATGTGAACCAGTCTCTGTTGGAACTGCACAAACTGGCAACTGACAAAATTGATCCCCATTTATGTGACTTCATTGAAACACACTATCTGGATGAGCAGGTCAAATCTATCAAAGAGTTGGGTGATCATGTGACTAATCTGCGCAAGATGGGGGCACCAAAATCTGGAATGGCAGAATACCTATTTGACAAACACACCTTGGGAGAAAGTGACAATGAGAACTAG